In one window of Pseudomonas sp. IAC-BECa141 DNA:
- a CDS encoding isochorismatase family cysteine hydrolase — MFSLPHRSPRDLPFVTDHTALLLVDMQRAWLEPQFDPHLEGPDAAYFLNRTRSQVVPNQVRLLNAFRDTRQNVLHTLIESLTADGRDRSLDHKLSDMHLPKGSPQAQVIAELTPTENEIVLPKTSSGVFNSTNIDYVLRNLETRHLIIAGIVTDQCVDMAVRDAADRGYLVTLVADACATYTEARHDACLNAIKGYCWITDTDTVLGRLQEMQP; from the coding sequence ATGTTCAGTCTTCCCCATCGCTCGCCACGGGACCTGCCGTTTGTCACCGACCACACCGCGCTGTTGCTGGTGGACATGCAGCGAGCCTGGCTGGAGCCCCAGTTCGACCCGCACCTCGAAGGCCCGGACGCCGCGTACTTCCTCAACCGCACGCGCTCGCAAGTGGTGCCCAATCAGGTTCGGCTGCTCAACGCCTTCCGCGACACCCGGCAGAACGTACTGCATACCCTGATCGAAAGCCTGACCGCCGATGGCCGCGACCGCTCGCTGGATCACAAACTGTCGGACATGCATCTGCCCAAGGGCAGCCCGCAGGCACAGGTCATCGCTGAACTGACCCCGACGGAAAACGAAATCGTGCTGCCGAAAACCTCGTCCGGGGTCTTCAACTCGACCAACATCGACTACGTGCTGCGCAACCTCGAAACCCGCCACTTGATCATCGCCGGCATCGTCACCGACCAGTGCGTGGACATGGCCGTGCGCGACGCCGCCGACCGTGGCTACCTCGTCACCCTGGTGGCCGACGCCTGCGCGACCTACACCGAAGCGCGCCACGACGCTTGCCTGAATGCGATCAAGGGCTACTGCTGGATCACCGACACCGACACCGTGCTTGGCCGGTTGCAGGAGATGCAGCCATGA
- a CDS encoding histidine phosphatase family protein: MTLICHARTVAQKLACFPTNEPVEETELASCSLASRFAMASRLICGPELRSRQTAAWFGHEAHVDEALRDCDWGRWQGQSLKDLQRNEPEALQAWLDDPHAAPHGGESVAQLRERVAAWLVALQATPGHVVAVTHPFVIRAALIQVVQGEAFHSLDVEPLAAVELRFAGRWRLRLSGMNLEGAEQ; encoded by the coding sequence TTGACATTGATCTGCCATGCCAGAACCGTCGCACAAAAATTGGCGTGTTTTCCTACGAACGAACCTGTTGAAGAAACGGAGTTGGCGTCCTGTTCGCTGGCTTCGCGTTTCGCCATGGCATCTCGTCTGATTTGTGGCCCGGAGCTGCGCAGCCGTCAGACGGCAGCGTGGTTTGGCCATGAAGCGCACGTCGATGAGGCCCTGCGTGATTGCGACTGGGGCCGGTGGCAAGGTCAATCGCTCAAGGACTTGCAACGAAACGAACCCGAGGCATTGCAAGCGTGGCTCGACGATCCGCACGCCGCACCCCATGGCGGTGAGTCGGTGGCACAGCTGCGTGAAAGGGTGGCCGCGTGGCTGGTTGCACTGCAAGCCACGCCGGGGCACGTGGTGGCGGTCACTCATCCGTTCGTGATTCGCGCTGCATTGATTCAGGTCGTGCAGGGCGAGGCGTTTCACAGCCTCGATGTCGAACCGCTGGCGGCGGTCGAGCTACGGTTTGCCGGGCGCTGGCGACTACGCTTGTCCGGCATGAACCTGGAAGGAGCAGAGCAATGA
- the cobF gene encoding precorrin-6A synthase (deacetylating), producing the protein MKRLLVIGIGAGNPDYITMQAVKALNRVDVFFLMDKGQSKDKLIDLRREICERYITDRTYRFAEAHSPERERGDVDYNASVDELNRAKQQTFEHLINDELPDGQCGGFLVWGDPALYDSTIRILQAILASGRCAFEFEVIPGITSVQALAAQHKVPLNTIGRSIEITTGRRLAAGQVSDTDSLVVMLDAEDSYHHVADRETEIYWGAYLGTPDEILIKGKLGAVADEIERVRKAARAEHGWIMDTYLLRKP; encoded by the coding sequence ATGAAGCGATTGCTGGTGATCGGCATCGGTGCCGGCAACCCGGACTACATCACGATGCAGGCGGTGAAGGCGCTGAACCGGGTGGACGTGTTTTTCCTGATGGACAAGGGCCAGAGCAAGGACAAGTTGATCGACCTGCGGCGAGAAATCTGCGAGCGCTATATCACCGATCGTACGTACCGTTTCGCCGAAGCCCACAGCCCTGAGCGCGAGCGCGGCGATGTGGACTACAACGCCAGTGTCGATGAGCTGAACCGTGCCAAGCAGCAAACCTTCGAACACCTGATCAATGACGAATTGCCTGACGGGCAGTGCGGCGGTTTTCTGGTGTGGGGCGATCCGGCGCTGTACGACAGCACGATTCGCATCCTGCAGGCGATTCTGGCCTCGGGGCGATGTGCGTTTGAATTCGAAGTCATTCCCGGCATTACCAGCGTTCAGGCCTTGGCGGCACAGCACAAGGTGCCGTTGAACACCATCGGTCGTTCGATTGAAATCACTACCGGCCGGCGCCTGGCAGCGGGGCAGGTGAGTGACACGGACAGTCTGGTGGTGATGCTCGATGCCGAAGATTCCTACCACCACGTGGCGGATCGGGAGACAGAGATTTACTGGGGCGCCTACCTCGGCACGCCGGATGAAATCCTTATCAAAGGCAAGCTCGGCGCTGTTGCCGATGAAATCGAACGGGTGCGCAAGGCTGCCCGGGCCGAGCATGGCTGGATCATGGACACCTATCTGTTGCGCAAGCCTTGA
- a CDS encoding N-formylglutamate amidohydrolase has protein sequence MHACTESAELGLYTRPVYNLSREDSTHPLILVCEHASRYIPEALNNLGLDDTAAREHIAWDIGALELAEQLSEKIGATLLSANYSRLLIDLNRPRHAPDSIPAQSEIYQVPGNRELDEATREYRRQCLFKPFHTRLQQLIDARLAEGRPVRVVGIHSFTPVYYGQPRELEVGVLFGQAKAYARQMLDGLGKHPLKVAGNQPYKIDPLGDMTVPVHGDARGLESVLIEVRNDLLRSPEAVTRWANYLAPLL, from the coding sequence ATGCACGCCTGTACTGAATCCGCCGAGTTGGGGTTGTACACCCGACCGGTCTACAACCTGAGCCGTGAAGATTCGACGCACCCGCTGATTCTGGTGTGCGAACACGCCAGCCGCTACATCCCGGAGGCCCTGAACAATCTGGGCCTGGATGACACCGCGGCGCGCGAACACATTGCCTGGGACATCGGTGCGCTGGAACTGGCCGAGCAACTGTCGGAAAAAATTGGCGCCACACTGCTGAGCGCCAACTATTCGCGTCTGCTGATCGACCTCAACCGCCCCCGGCATGCACCCGACAGCATCCCGGCGCAGAGCGAGATCTATCAGGTGCCGGGTAACCGCGAGCTTGACGAGGCCACCCGCGAATACCGTCGCCAGTGCCTGTTCAAGCCGTTTCACACGCGGCTGCAGCAACTGATCGATGCACGTCTGGCCGAAGGTCGGCCGGTACGCGTGGTAGGCATTCACAGTTTCACCCCGGTGTACTACGGCCAGCCGCGCGAGCTGGAAGTCGGCGTGCTGTTCGGCCAGGCCAAGGCCTATGCCCGACAGATGCTCGACGGTCTCGGCAAGCACCCGCTGAAAGTCGCCGGTAACCAGCCGTACAAGATCGACCCGCTGGGCGACATGACCGTGCCGGTGCACGGCGATGCGCGGGGCCTGGAATCGGTGTTGATCGAAGTGCGCAACGACCTGCTGCGCAGCCCGGAAGCGGTGACCCGCTGGGCGAATTATCTGGCGCCATTGCTGTAA
- a CDS encoding rhodanese-like domain-containing protein, which translates to MPSLVREIPAAPSAVALMHFSNRLTFETDCSDVFSSQQAGEVDFVLVDVRGPLAFERGHVPGAINIPGRLLTAEGLVAYSKNTLFVVYCAGPHCNGANKAAVKLAALGYPVKEMIGGVTGWLDEGFQLSVATPRAATAPIACDC; encoded by the coding sequence ATGCCCAGCCTGGTTCGCGAAATTCCTGCAGCGCCTTCGGCCGTTGCCCTGATGCATTTCAGCAACCGTCTGACTTTCGAAACCGACTGTTCCGACGTCTTCAGCAGCCAGCAGGCTGGCGAGGTCGATTTTGTCCTGGTAGACGTGCGCGGGCCGCTGGCCTTCGAGCGTGGGCATGTGCCGGGGGCAATCAATATTCCCGGGCGTTTGCTGACGGCGGAGGGGCTGGTGGCCTACTCGAAAAACACGCTTTTCGTGGTCTATTGCGCCGGTCCCCATTGCAATGGCGCCAATAAGGCCGCGGTGAAGTTGGCGGCGTTGGGTTATCCGGTCAAGGAGATGATCGGCGGGGTGACCGGATGGCTGGATGAAGGCTTCCAGTTGAGTGTTGCGACACCACGCGCCGCCACCGCCCCGATCGCTTGCGATTGCTGA
- a CDS encoding alpha/beta hydrolase — MLKVFALLTLLASTAVQAQTSLQNDLPLNYLAQVHPDAEQRPLVIFLHGYGSNEADLIGMKFQLPKQFNYLSVQAPMALGEGRFQWFRKKGEGAYNGETDDLKASSQKLRAFIAAAAQKYHALPDKVYLIGFSQGAMMTYEVGLRQPAVVAGIAALSGRVLPVLKGELKSEQQHPPLAIFIGHGTADDRVPYSGATAAKELLETLDYKPQLHAYPGVGHSISAAELRDLNDWLQQLNP, encoded by the coding sequence ATGTTGAAGGTGTTTGCGCTGTTGACGCTGCTGGCGTCCACTGCTGTTCAGGCTCAGACCTCGCTGCAAAACGATCTGCCGCTCAACTACCTGGCCCAGGTGCACCCGGACGCCGAACAGCGTCCGCTGGTGATTTTCCTGCACGGCTATGGCAGCAACGAAGCGGACTTGATCGGCATGAAATTCCAGTTGCCCAAGCAGTTCAACTACCTGTCGGTGCAGGCACCGATGGCATTGGGAGAAGGGCGTTTCCAGTGGTTTCGCAAGAAAGGCGAAGGCGCCTACAACGGCGAGACCGATGATCTGAAGGCCAGCAGCCAGAAACTGCGGGCCTTTATCGCCGCTGCGGCGCAGAAATATCACGCGCTACCGGACAAGGTGTACCTGATCGGCTTCAGCCAGGGCGCGATGATGACCTACGAGGTCGGGCTGCGGCAGCCGGCGGTGGTGGCCGGCATCGCCGCGTTGAGCGGGCGAGTGTTGCCGGTGCTCAAGGGTGAGCTGAAGTCAGAGCAACAGCATCCGCCGCTGGCGATCTTCATTGGCCATGGCACGGCGGATGACCGCGTGCCTTACAGTGGCGCCACAGCGGCCAAAGAGCTGCTGGAGACGCTGGATTACAAACCGCAACTTCATGCCTACCCCGGCGTTGGCCACAGTATCAGTGCGGCCGAACTGCGGGATCTGAACGACTGGCTGCAGCAACTCAATCCCTGA
- a CDS encoding MurR/RpiR family transcriptional regulator, whose translation MPPLRDLITDPGLDLTPSERKVVRALLDQYPRNGLGPMARLAEHAGVSDPTIVRLVKKLGFGGYAEFQDALLSDMDHRLRSPRTLLQPRSHQNKDDAWSHYLAHSHNLLAETQALTQPEDVRILADWLLDTRHQVYCFGGRFSSLMATYLLNHLRLLRPGCFALEDNAQLPDRLFDLQRQDVVLVFDYRRYQTQALRVASAAKNGNARVVLFTDIYASPLRELADMIISAPVESASPFDTMVPALAQVEALIACLTLRCPDLADRLEGIDALRNDFDTHLLEDK comes from the coding sequence ATGCCCCCTCTAAGAGACCTGATCACCGACCCCGGCCTTGATCTGACGCCGTCGGAGCGCAAAGTCGTTCGCGCCTTGCTCGATCAGTATCCACGCAACGGGCTTGGCCCGATGGCGCGCCTGGCCGAACATGCCGGCGTCAGCGATCCGACCATCGTGCGGCTGGTTAAAAAGCTCGGCTTCGGCGGATACGCCGAATTCCAGGACGCCCTGCTCAGCGATATGGACCATCGACTGCGCTCACCGCGCACGCTGTTGCAGCCGCGTTCGCATCAGAACAAGGACGATGCCTGGAGCCATTATCTGGCTCACAGCCATAACCTGCTGGCTGAAACCCAGGCCCTGACCCAACCGGAAGACGTGCGGATCCTCGCCGACTGGCTGCTCGACACCCGCCATCAGGTCTACTGCTTCGGCGGGCGCTTCAGCAGTCTGATGGCGACCTACCTGCTCAACCATTTGCGACTGCTGCGCCCCGGCTGTTTTGCGCTGGAGGACAACGCGCAGCTGCCGGATCGCCTGTTCGACCTGCAACGCCAGGACGTGGTGCTGGTGTTCGACTATCGCCGCTACCAGACCCAGGCCTTGCGCGTGGCCAGCGCCGCGAAAAACGGCAACGCCCGCGTCGTGCTGTTCACCGACATCTATGCCTCGCCGCTGCGCGAACTGGCCGACATGATCATCAGCGCTCCGGTGGAGTCGGCTTCGCCGTTCGACACCATGGTTCCGGCGCTCGCTCAGGTTGAAGCGCTGATCGCTTGCCTGACCCTGCGCTGCCCGGACCTGGCCGATCGCCTGGAAGGTATCGATGCCCTGCGCAACGACTTCGACACCCACTTGCTGGAGGATAAATAA
- a CDS encoding ABC transporter substrate-binding protein: MKKLVMFGALALSMLSLTAVAEDAKPIRIGIEAGYPPFSMKTPDGKLAGFDVDIGDALCEQMKVKCTWVEQEFDGLIPALKVKKIDAILSSMTITDDRKKNVDFTIKYYHTPARFVMKEGSGVKDPLVELKGKKVGVLRASTHDRYATEVLVPAGIELVRYGSQQEANLDMVSGRIDAMLADSVNLSDGFLKTDAGKGFEFVGPTYEDAKYFGGGAGIAVRKGDTELAEKFNTAINEIRANGKYKQVQDKYFDFDVYGH; encoded by the coding sequence ATGAAAAAGCTGGTTATGTTCGGTGCCCTGGCACTGTCGATGTTGTCCCTGACCGCCGTGGCCGAAGACGCCAAACCGATCCGTATCGGTATCGAAGCCGGTTACCCGCCATTCTCGATGAAAACCCCTGACGGCAAACTGGCCGGTTTCGACGTGGACATCGGCGATGCGCTGTGTGAGCAGATGAAAGTCAAATGCACCTGGGTCGAGCAAGAGTTCGACGGCCTGATCCCGGCGCTGAAAGTGAAGAAGATCGACGCGATCCTGTCCTCGATGACCATCACTGACGACCGCAAGAAAAACGTCGATTTCACCATCAAGTACTACCACACCCCGGCGCGCTTCGTGATGAAGGAAGGCTCTGGCGTGAAAGACCCGCTGGTCGAACTCAAAGGCAAGAAAGTCGGCGTGCTGCGCGCCAGTACCCACGACCGTTACGCCACCGAAGTGCTGGTGCCGGCCGGCATCGAGCTGGTGCGTTATGGCTCGCAGCAGGAAGCCAACCTGGACATGGTCTCCGGTCGTATCGACGCGATGCTGGCCGACTCGGTCAACCTGAGCGACGGCTTCCTGAAAACCGATGCCGGCAAAGGCTTTGAATTCGTCGGCCCGACCTACGAAGACGCCAAGTACTTTGGTGGTGGCGCCGGTATCGCAGTGCGTAAAGGCGATACCGAGCTGGCAGAGAAATTCAACACGGCCATCAATGAAATCCGCGCCAACGGCAAGTACAAGCAAGTGCAGGACAAGTACTTCGACTTTGACGTGTACGGCCATTAA
- the ftrA gene encoding transcriptional regulator FtrA, with the protein MPDSPGLVAILAYDGLCTFEFGIAVEIFGLARPEFDFPWYEHCIAAVDQGPMRAMGGIQVLADGGFELLAEARTIIIPGWRDRSAPVPEALLEALRDAHSRGARLLSICSGVFVLAASGLLDGHGATTHWRYTTELAERFPAIDVDPDVLYVDSGQLITSAGSAAGIDACLHLVARDFGTQIANAVARRLVMSPQRTGGQAQFIPTPVSPTPRSDLSRVMQWARERLHEPLEVRDLASEAAMSERTFLRKFTEASGQSPKAWLQHERLARARELLEGTPQNTEQIALRCGYRSVESFRVAFRSVVGVPPSVYRERFGREVKACATDRCP; encoded by the coding sequence ATGCCTGATTCACCTGGATTGGTCGCAATTCTGGCCTACGACGGCCTCTGCACATTCGAGTTCGGTATCGCCGTGGAGATCTTCGGCCTGGCCAGGCCGGAGTTCGATTTCCCGTGGTACGAGCACTGCATTGCGGCGGTCGATCAAGGCCCGATGCGCGCCATGGGCGGTATTCAGGTGCTGGCCGATGGCGGTTTTGAGCTGTTGGCAGAGGCGCGCACCATCATCATTCCCGGCTGGCGCGACCGCAGTGCGCCAGTGCCGGAGGCCTTGCTCGAAGCCTTGCGTGATGCGCATTCACGCGGCGCCCGGTTGCTGTCGATCTGCTCGGGCGTCTTTGTGCTGGCAGCCAGCGGCCTGCTCGACGGTCATGGCGCCACCACTCACTGGCGCTACACCACAGAACTGGCCGAGCGCTTTCCGGCCATTGATGTCGACCCGGATGTGCTTTACGTCGATTCCGGCCAGTTGATTACTTCGGCCGGCAGTGCAGCCGGGATCGACGCCTGCCTGCATCTGGTGGCGCGGGACTTCGGCACCCAGATCGCAAACGCGGTGGCACGACGGCTGGTGATGTCGCCGCAGCGCACCGGCGGCCAGGCGCAATTCATTCCCACCCCAGTCAGCCCGACGCCGCGCAGCGACCTGTCGCGCGTGATGCAGTGGGCCCGCGAGCGCCTGCATGAACCGCTGGAGGTGCGCGATCTGGCCAGCGAAGCGGCGATGAGCGAACGCACCTTCCTGCGCAAATTCACGGAGGCCAGCGGCCAGTCACCCAAGGCCTGGTTGCAACACGAGCGTCTGGCCCGGGCCCGTGAGTTGCTGGAAGGCACGCCGCAGAACACCGAGCAGATCGCCCTGCGCTGTGGTTATCGCTCGGTGGAAAGCTTTCGTGTGGCGTTTCGCAGCGTGGTCGGGGTGCCACCGTCGGTGTATCGCGAGCGCTTCGGTCGGGAGGTCAAGGCTTGCGCAACAGATAGGTGTCCATGA
- a CDS encoding succinylglutamate desuccinylase/aspartoacylase family protein — protein MQRIDHLLPWSHLGSERSLSVFRYGAGPRKVYIQASLHADELPGMRTAWELKKRLAELESNGQLQGVVELVPVANPIGLDQHLQGSHMGRFELGSGKNFNRSFVELSAPVAERIGEQLGGDAQANIALIRQTMGQILDELPAPASQLEALHRLLLRHACEADITLDLHCDFDAAIHIYALPQHWPQWQSLAARLKAGVALLCEDSGGSSFDESCSSPWLRLARAFPNAAIPPANLATTLELGSMGDTRVDQAQANCEAILGFLAEQGFISGEWPKAPQACCEGMPFEGTEYLFAPHHGVVSFLRDAGEWVERGDALFEVVDPLNDRVTTVRAGTSGVLFAIDRGRYTQPGIWQAKVAGREPIRAGKLIND, from the coding sequence ATGCAACGCATCGACCATCTTCTGCCCTGGAGCCACCTGGGCAGCGAACGTTCCCTGAGCGTGTTCCGTTACGGCGCCGGCCCGCGCAAGGTCTACATCCAGGCCAGCCTGCACGCCGATGAACTGCCGGGCATGCGCACCGCATGGGAGCTGAAAAAGCGCCTGGCCGAACTGGAAAGCAACGGCCAGTTGCAAGGCGTGGTCGAACTGGTGCCGGTGGCCAACCCGATCGGCCTCGATCAGCATCTGCAAGGAAGCCACATGGGGCGCTTCGAGCTGGGCAGCGGCAAGAACTTCAACCGCTCCTTCGTCGAACTCAGTGCGCCGGTGGCCGAGCGTATCGGCGAGCAGTTGGGCGGTGATGCCCAGGCCAACATTGCGTTGATCCGCCAGACCATGGGCCAGATCCTCGACGAACTGCCAGCGCCAGCCTCGCAACTGGAAGCGCTGCACCGTCTGTTGCTGCGCCACGCCTGTGAGGCCGACATCACCCTCGATCTGCATTGCGATTTCGACGCGGCTATTCACATCTACGCATTGCCGCAACACTGGCCGCAGTGGCAATCCCTCGCCGCACGCCTGAAGGCTGGCGTGGCACTGTTGTGTGAAGATTCCGGCGGCAGTTCGTTCGACGAGTCCTGCTCCTCGCCGTGGTTGCGCCTGGCCCGGGCCTTCCCGAACGCTGCGATTCCACCGGCCAACCTCGCCACCACCCTGGAACTGGGCAGCATGGGCGACACCCGCGTCGATCAGGCTCAGGCCAATTGCGAGGCGATCCTGGGCTTTTTGGCCGAGCAGGGCTTCATCAGCGGCGAATGGCCGAAGGCGCCGCAAGCCTGCTGCGAAGGCATGCCGTTCGAAGGCACCGAATACCTGTTCGCCCCGCACCACGGCGTGGTGAGTTTCCTGCGCGATGCCGGTGAATGGGTCGAGCGCGGCGATGCGCTGTTCGAAGTGGTCGACCCGTTGAACGACCGCGTGACCACCGTGCGCGCCGGCACCAGCGGCGTGTTGTTCGCCATCGATCGCGGTCGCTACACCCAGCCGGGTATCTGGCAGGCGAAAGTGGCGGGGCGCGAGCCGATCCGGGCGGGCAAGCTGATCAACGACTGA
- a CDS encoding glutamine synthetase, with protein MSERLSPLPMTTIVTTDLIGVTRGRSFPTDELEHYQAAGCGWVPANSALTPQDIIASTSPWGAYGDLRLIPDLASRVTVGNGPDAAAPALDFIHGDIRETDGRPWAACPRTLLRNEVERYRDELGLQVNAAFEHEFNLHAGFAEHLAFSLEAQRQGAEFGGWLLSALRAGGVEPEMFLPEYGKHQYEITCRPTLGVAAADRAVNVREITREIARQMGLDLSFAPKTAADAVCNGVHLHVSLLDPAGQPMLYDAGTSNGLSTLGQHWAAGVLHYLPALCAFTAPTPVSYERLQPHHWSASYACLGQQNREAALRICPTVSLGNKPVAKQYNLEFRAMDATASPHLATAALLIAGRLGIEQRLALNAITDEIPDSLNHEQRKARGIVALPASLAQALDCLRRSEALIEALPSALLETFFALKTEELALTEQLSPADLCEHYARLY; from the coding sequence ATGAGCGAACGCCTGTCGCCGTTGCCGATGACCACCATCGTCACCACCGATCTGATCGGCGTCACTCGAGGCCGTTCGTTTCCCACCGATGAGCTGGAGCACTATCAGGCGGCCGGTTGTGGCTGGGTGCCTGCCAACAGCGCGCTGACGCCGCAGGACATCATCGCTTCGACCAGTCCGTGGGGCGCTTATGGCGATTTGCGGCTGATTCCCGATCTGGCCAGCCGCGTCACCGTCGGCAACGGCCCGGACGCCGCCGCCCCGGCGCTGGACTTCATTCACGGTGACATCCGCGAGACCGACGGCCGACCATGGGCAGCCTGCCCGCGCACTCTGTTGCGCAACGAGGTCGAGCGCTATCGCGATGAACTCGGCTTGCAGGTCAACGCCGCGTTCGAACACGAATTCAATCTGCACGCCGGGTTTGCCGAACATCTGGCGTTCTCGCTCGAAGCCCAGCGCCAGGGCGCCGAATTCGGTGGATGGTTGCTCAGCGCGCTGCGCGCCGGAGGTGTCGAGCCGGAGATGTTCCTGCCCGAATACGGCAAGCACCAATACGAAATCACCTGCCGCCCGACCCTTGGTGTGGCGGCGGCGGATCGCGCGGTGAACGTGCGCGAGATCACCCGCGAAATTGCCCGGCAAATGGGCCTGGATCTGAGCTTTGCGCCGAAGACCGCCGCCGACGCGGTGTGTAACGGCGTTCACTTGCACGTCAGCCTGCTCGATCCGGCCGGTCAGCCGATGCTCTACGACGCCGGCACCAGCAATGGTCTGTCGACCCTCGGCCAGCACTGGGCGGCGGGCGTGCTGCATTATTTGCCGGCGCTGTGTGCGTTCACGGCACCGACGCCGGTGTCGTACGAGCGTTTGCAGCCGCACCACTGGAGCGCGTCGTACGCCTGCCTCGGCCAGCAAAATCGCGAAGCCGCGCTGCGTATTTGCCCGACCGTGAGCCTGGGCAACAAACCCGTGGCAAAGCAATACAACCTGGAATTCCGCGCCATGGACGCCACCGCCTCGCCGCATCTGGCAACGGCCGCGCTGCTGATCGCCGGACGCCTGGGCATCGAACAGCGTCTGGCACTGAACGCGATCACCGATGAAATCCCCGATTCACTCAACCATGAACAACGCAAGGCCCGGGGCATCGTTGCCCTGCCCGCCTCCCTGGCCCAGGCACTGGATTGCCTGCGTCGCAGTGAAGCGCTGATCGAAGCGCTGCCAAGCGCGTTGCTCGAGACTTTTTTCGCCCTTAAAACCGAGGAACTGGCGCTGACGGAACAGCTCTCGCCCGCTGACCTGTGTGAGCACTATGCACGCCTGTACTGA
- a CDS encoding APC family permease: protein MEIEEFGYKQELKRSLTLTDLVVYGMIFMIPIAPFGVYGYVNAEAPGMVPLAYIIGMVAMVFTALSYGSMARAFPIAGSVYSYAQRGLNQHVGFIAGWLMLLDYLLIPPLLYVYAAMALNHLYPDIPKVGFILAFLVSATFVNLRGITFTARMNILFLLAQLVVLGIFLFYAWNALHNGGGNGQLTLAPLYHPETFNFALLMKAVSIAVLSFLGFDAISTLAEEIKGDPGRSVGKAALITLVVMGAIFVVQTWIATDLAAGMGFKSADTAFYEIAEIAAGSWLATLTGVATALAWGVAVAITSQAAVSRLLFGMARDGKLPKVLAKVHPKHNTPYLSIYLVAVLSLVICHLFINSVDTLTSLVNFGALSGFMLLHLTVINYYWRRQKSGQVIRHLICPVIGFIIVAAIMYNMGVDAQKLGLIWIALGLVYLFFLNKLGASTALPDPSNG from the coding sequence ATGGAAATAGAAGAGTTTGGCTACAAACAGGAGTTGAAACGTAGCCTGACACTCACCGACCTGGTGGTGTACGGGATGATCTTCATGATCCCCATTGCCCCGTTCGGGGTGTATGGCTACGTCAACGCCGAGGCACCGGGGATGGTGCCCCTGGCGTACATCATCGGCATGGTGGCAATGGTTTTCACCGCGCTGAGCTACGGCAGCATGGCGCGGGCCTTTCCGATTGCCGGATCGGTGTACTCCTACGCGCAACGGGGCCTGAATCAACACGTCGGCTTCATCGCCGGCTGGCTGATGCTGCTCGATTACCTCCTGATTCCGCCGCTGCTTTACGTCTACGCGGCAATGGCGCTCAACCACCTGTACCCGGACATCCCTAAAGTCGGTTTCATTCTGGCGTTCCTGGTCAGCGCAACCTTCGTCAACCTGCGCGGCATTACCTTCACCGCCCGCATGAACATCCTGTTCCTGCTGGCGCAGCTCGTGGTGCTGGGGATTTTCCTGTTCTACGCCTGGAACGCCCTGCACAACGGTGGCGGCAACGGTCAGTTGACCCTCGCGCCGCTGTATCACCCGGAAACCTTCAACTTCGCCTTGCTGATGAAAGCGGTGTCGATTGCGGTGCTGTCGTTCCTCGGCTTCGATGCAATCTCCACCCTCGCCGAAGAGATCAAGGGCGATCCGGGCCGCAGCGTCGGCAAAGCAGCGTTGATTACTCTGGTAGTGATGGGCGCAATTTTCGTCGTACAGACCTGGATCGCCACCGATCTGGCCGCCGGCATGGGCTTCAAGTCCGCCGACACCGCGTTCTATGAAATCGCCGAAATCGCCGCAGGCAGCTGGCTGGCGACTTTGACCGGCGTGGCCACGGCCCTGGCCTGGGGCGTGGCGGTAGCGATCACTTCGCAAGCGGCGGTCTCGCGCCTGCTGTTCGGCATGGCCCGCGACGGCAAGTTGCCGAAGGTGCTGGCCAAGGTCCACCCGAAACACAACACGCCTTACCTGAGCATTTATCTGGTGGCGGTGCTGTCGCTGGTGATCTGCCACCTGTTCATCAATTCGGTGGACACCCTGACTTCGCTGGTCAACTTCGGCGCCCTGAGCGGCTTCATGCTGCTGCACCTGACCGTGATCAATTACTACTGGCGCCGGCAGAAGTCCGGCCAGGTGATTCGTCACCTGATCTGCCCGGTGATCGGCTTCATCATCGTCGCGGCCATCATGTACAACATGGGCGTCGATGCACAAAAACTCGGCCTGATCTGGATCGCCCTGGGTCTGGTGTACCTGTTCTTCCTGAACAAACTCGGCGCCAGTACCGCGCTGCCTGACCCGAGCAATGGCTGA